A window of Flammeovirga kamogawensis genomic DNA:
GGTTACTGGCAAAACACACAAGGTAAAAATTGTGGTGTTATTGTGGGTAACTTATCATTCCCAACAAGAAGATCACGCCAAGTATTAGCGCCAATCTATGCAGATATGGCAAGTACTGTGATTACAGAATTAACGGGAGAAAATATTCAAATTCCTTTTGCAAATACAACTTACGAAGCCAACATTCACGAAACGTTATTGACTAATTCTCCTTCAGCATTAATTGCTCAAGCAACAGGATTAACGTCAACAAACTATTCTTTGGATGCTGCATGTGCTTCTAGTTTATATGCAATTAAATTAGCCATTGACGAATTACAATTAGGAAAAGCTGACATGATGTTAGCAGGTGCTGTAAGTGGTGCCGATCCGTTGTTTATTCAGATGGGCTTTTCTTATTTCCACGCTTATGCAAGAATGAATGAAAAGTCAGCACCTTTAGATAATACTTCTGGTGGCTTGATTTCTTCTGAAGGTGCAGGTATGGTGGTGTTAAAACGCTTAAGCGATGCACAACGTGATGGAGATAAGATTTTAGCAGTTGTAGATGGTGTAGGTTTATCAAATGATGGTAAAGGAAAGTTCTTATTAAGTCCAAACCCAAAAGGACAAAAGTTAGCTTTTGAAAGAGCTTACGAAGGAACAAACTTAACACCTGCAGAAATTGATTACCTAGAGTGTCATGCAACAGGTACTCCATTAGGAGATACAACAGAAATTGATTCTATCAGTAATTTCTTTGCTCAAGATACTGTTAGACCTCCTTTCTTAGGGTCGGTGAAATCTAATATGGGACACCTTTTAACAGCTGCCGGAATGACGGGAATGTTAAAGGTGATTATAGCCATGCAAAAGAAGTTTATTCCAGCAACAATTAAGATTGAAGGAGCTGTTCATTCTACAGATCAGAAAGTAGGAAAAGAGCAGATCATGTTGGAAAATTCTGCTTGGCCACAAAAAGGAGAGCGTCCTCATGCAGGAATTAACGCTTTTGGTTTTGGTGGTACAAATGCACACATGATTTTATCTGCTTATAACGCAGAGGAAAAAGTAGAAAAAGAAAAAATTAGTTCGCCTAAACAACCAATGTCTATTGTAGGTATGGATCTTCATTTTGGAGGTTGTGCTACGGTAGAAGATTTCTATTTGGCTTTATACCAAGGAGAACAATTCTTTAAAGGACTTCCGGCTAACCGTTGGAAGGGAATGGAAGAATTGGAAACGTTGAAGAAAGGTTTAGGTTTAGAAGATATAAAAGGTATTCAAGGGGCATGGTTAGAAGAGTTTGATTTAGATATCTTACGCTTTAAAATTCAGCCGAAAGAAGCCGAACGTTTAACGTTACAACAAACGTTGATGCTTACTGTTGCCGATAGAGCATTGCACGATGCAGGTTTAACAGGAGCACAAGGAAAAGGAGCCAACATTGCGGTACTTACTGCTATGGAATCAGAATTAGAAATTCATCACCGTATGGGTAGATGGGATCTTATCTGGCAAGTAGAAGAAGCATTGAAGATGGCAGGTTTAGAAATGGATGTTGAGAAAAAAGCATCACTTTCTGACGTGTTGAAAAACACTGTTTTTGAAGCATTCGAAGATCATTCTCCTTCAGAACATACAGGCTTTATTGGTAATATCATTTCTAGTAGAGTTTCAGCATTGTGGGATTTTACAGGACCATCATTTACAATTTCTTCTAATGAAAATGCAGTATATAAAGCATTGGATGTAGCAAGAAATATGTTAGCACTAGGAGAGGTTGATGCTGTAGTATTGGGTGCTATTGATTTAGCAGGTAGCATGGAAGGTGTATTGAGCCGTCATGTTAAGAACCCAGTAAATACAGGCGATGTTTCTTTAGGATGGAACACTGAAACAAACGGATGGAATGTTGGTGAAGGTGCTGGTGCAATTGTTATTAAAAGAGCAGAAGATGCGAAAGAAGATCGTGTGTATGCACAAATTGATGACATTGCGATTGTTCAATCTGAAATCTCTTCTATTAGAGGCGAAATAACTGCTGCAGCTGTTAAAAAAGGTGCAACAGAAATTTTATCAAATAATAATTTAGATGCTTCTGATATTGGTTTATTAGAAGTTTCTGCAAGTGGTATAGCAGTAGAAGATCAGGCAGAGATCGAAGGTTTAACTTCGGTATATAAATCAGAAAATGGAAAATTGACCACCGCTTTAGGTTCTAGTAAATCTACAGTGGGACATACTTTCTCTGCATCTGGTATTGCTTCGATTATTCGATCAGCTTTAGCTTTATACCATAGATTTATTCCTGCAACTCCGCAATGGACAGGACCTAAATCTGAAGATAAATTTACAGGTACATCTTTCTTTGTTCCTAATGTATCTATGCCTTGGGTTGTAGAAGAAGGAAAAGAAGATTTACGTGCAGCAATTAGTGGTTTGGCAAGTGATGGTTCTTCTGCACATGTATTGATGTCGGAAGCTTCTCATCCAACGGTAGAAGAACGCAGCCCTTACTTAGCAAAAGGAGGAGAGCGTTTATTCCCTGTTTCTATTACTAGTCCTGGTGCAATAAATCATCAATTATTGGCTGTATTGACAGATGTTGAGACAGTTGGTTTTAATGAGACATCGGACAAGCTTTGTGAAACATTTGATCAAGCTGCTGATATTAAAGTAATTTTTGTAGCCAAATCTGAGGACGTTTTACTACGTGATGTAGAATTCTTCCAAAAGCACATGAAAGAGGCTTACAAGAATAATGTAGTATTACAAATGCCATCAGGTAGTTACTATAACCCATCGCCGTTAGGCAAAAATGGAAAAGTAGCCCTAATGTATCCTGGTTCTGGTAGTGCGTATCAAGGTTTTGGAGCTTCTTTATTACAGATGTTCCCAAGCCTATATGATAACATTAAGGAATCGGTTAACCATCCAAACAGAGCGTTCTTTACGGAGTATTTATACCCAAGAACTTTAAAAACACCATCTGCTGAAGAAGTGAAGTTACAAGAGCAAAATCTTGGTACTAACGCACTTCCTGTAATGGCAATTGGTTGTGCTTTCTCTGCTGCTTATACACACTTACTTCAAGATATTTTGAAGATGAAGCCAGATGCAATGGCAGGGTATAGCATGGGTGAAACTAGCGGAATGTGGTACGGACAACAATTCTGGGATGCTCATTTAGTAGATGAGAAATTCTTAGAGTCTAACATTTTTAGTGAGGTAGTTGGCGGTGATATGACTATTCTGAGTAAAGAATGGGGATTAGATGTTGCTACAGCTAAAGCACGTTGGAGAAGCCGTTTGATTACTACAAATGCTAAAAAGCTAGGATATAAAACATTAGAAGAATGGTATAGAGAAGAAGTTGAGGGTGAATACGAAAGAGTTTATCTAACATTCATCAATACGGATTCTGAAATTATTCTTTCTGGTGATAACGATATCCTTGAAGAAATTATGCAAAAGCATGGTTTAGCATCGGTAACGCTCACCATCAATAATGTTGTACACCATGAATTTATTCGTAGAGTATCGGATGAGTTTATTACAATGCACCATTTACCACTGCAAAAAGAAGTGCCTTTAACAGTGTATTCTGGTGTGACTATGGCACCAATGAAAATTGATGTTGATACAATTGCTGAAAATGCAAAAGAGGTGTGTTGCCAAGAGGTAAACCTTCCGAAGCTAATCAGAAAGATGAAAGAAGATGGTCATGATATCTTTTTAGAAGTGGGGGCTAACTCTACTTGTTCAAGATGGATTGGTGAGATCTTAAAAGAAGAAAAGCATACAACAATAGCTACAGACCGTAAGGGTTCTGACTCGTTGAAAAGCTTTACTGCAATGATTGCTCAATTACTAGGAGAGGGTGTAGCGCTTGATTTATCGGCTTACATTACAAAAACTTCTGAAAGAGGAATCAAAAGAAAGAAAATTTACAAGAGATTACATACTGGAGGAGCTCGTTTTGAAGAATTTGCCTTAACTGAACAGAACAAAGCGACTTTCCAAAATGCAACAAATAGAATTGGAGAAAGAACACCTGCATTTGCTGGTGAAGAAGCCTACGATATGTTTGCGGCAGTAGAAAAAGAACAAACAATAAATAAGATGGATAAGAATTCAACTTTAGATACTATTGAGAAGAAGGTTTCTCAGAAAATTGCTGAGAATGGCTTGGCACTTTATGATTTTGATGCACCAGACTACAGAGCGTCTAAGAAAGATGCAATCTGGAACGAGCAAGATCTACTTACATTTGCTACTGGTAAAATTGCTGACGTATTCGGACCTGAATACTCAATTATTGATACGTACCCATGTAGAGTAATGCTACCAATGCCTCCTTACTTATTAGTAAGTAGAGTAACAAAATTAGATGCTAAAACAAACGAGTATAAGCCATCTAGTTTAACTACTGAATACGATATCCCTTACAATTCTTGGTTTGCAACAGACGGACAAATTCCTTGGGCAGTAGCTGTAGAATCTGGACAATGTGACCTTTTATTGATTTCTTATTTAGGAATTGATTTCCAAAACAAAGGAGAGTACAAATACCGTCTATTAGATTGTACTTTAACTTTCTTGGATGATCTTCCTTTCGAAGGACAAACGTTACGTTATGACATTAGCATTGATAGCTATGTACGTAATGGTAACAACTTATTATTCTTCTTCCGTTACGATTGTTATGTAGAAGATAGAATGGTATTGAAAATGCGCGGTGGTTGTGCAGGTTTCTTTAACGAAGCTGATTTATCAGTTGGACAAGGAGTAGTATTCAAGCCTTCTGAAATTGAAGAAAGAAACAACCGTAAGCAACAATTCTTTGAGCCGTTATTACACTGTAACCAAACTACTTTTAACCAAGACGAATTACTTCGTTTAACACAAGGTGATTTAGAAGGTGTATTTGGTGCAGATTACAATAACTTAGGTAGAAACGGATCGTTACGTCTTCCTCCTAAAGATATCTTAATGTTAGATAGAATTACTGAATTAGACCTTAAAGGTGGTTCTTCAGGAATTGGTTTTATCGAAGCCGAAAAAGATTTGAAAGCAGACGATTGGTACTTCCCATGTCACTTTAGAGATGACGAAGTGCTTGCTGGTTCTTTACAAGCAGAAGGTGGTGGACAGTTATTGCGTTTCTTAATGTTATACATGGGTATGCAACGTTTAACAAAAGATGCTCGTTTCCAACCTGTATTAGATATCCCTCAAAAAGTAAGATGTCGTAAAGAAGTAAACGCAAAAGAAGGTAAGTTAATTTACCGTATGGATGTGAAAGAAGTAGGTTTAGTTCCTGAGCCTTACGTAGTAGCTGATTTAGAAATTATCTATGACGATTTATCTTCTGTATACTTCGAAAACTTAGGACTTCGTTTACAAGAAAAAGACAATCCTCAATACAAGAAGGATTTAGCCAATACAAATCACGGTGTGTACGTGAAGCCTGTGAATAAAGAGGTTTTACTAGACGAAGGTGACATCACTCAATTTGCATTAGGACCAGTTTCTAAATGTTTTGGTGATGAATACAAAGTATTTGACGGTCGTTCATTATCGCGTCAACCAAACACAGATTTACAAGTAATCTCAAGAGTATTGTCAATCAGTAATGAAAGACATGATTTCTCTAACAAACCAACAATTATCTCTGAGTACGATGTACCAGTAGATGCATGGTACTTTAAGCAAAATGCTTCTCCAGTAATGCCTTATTCAGTATTAATGGAAGTAGCTTTACAACCTTGTGGTTTCTTAGGTGCTTACTTAGGTTCTACATTGTCTGTTCCTGATAAAGATTTATTCTTCCGTAACCTAGATGGTGATGGTGAGATGTTAGTGGATGTTGATCTTCAAGGAAAAACAATCACAAACAAAGTAGTGATGACGTCGCATACTAACCTTGCAGGTACGGTATTACAACGTTATACTTTCGAATTGTCTGTAGATGGAACAGTATTCTACGTAGGTCAATCATCATTCGGTTTCTTTACTGTGGCCGACTTATCAAGTCAAGCAGGTTTGGACTCAGGAGAGAAGATGCCAACTTGGAAAGATTCGAACGAATACGATAAAAAGAATAGCATTTCATTTAACCTAGATTCATTATTTGGTAAAATGAAGTTGTACAAGTCAACAAACCCAGCTTCACCAAGATTACACTTGGCAGAAGATCAATTGAACTTGTTAGACAGTGCTACAATTATAAAAGAAGGTGGTAAGTACGGTAAAGGATATATCCATGCTACACGTGCTATCAATAACTACGATTGGTTCTTTACTTGTCACTTCTACCAAGATCCTGTTATGCCAGGTTCATTAGGTGTTGAGGCAATTCATCAAGCCGTTCAAGTTTATGCCTTACAACAAGGTTTAGGTAATGGTTTAGCTAACGTAGGGTTTAACCATCTTGCACCAAACAAAACAGTTTGGAAGTACAGAGGTCAAATTTTACAAGGTGACCCAACAATGAACTTGGAATGCCATATCAAAGAAGTGAAAAACGAAAATGGCAAAGTTGTCATTCTTGTAGACGCTAACCTTTGGAAAGGTGATTTAAGAATTTATGAATTAACTGATCTTTCTTTAGTAATTGGTTAATCATATAGCGATTACAAGTTTTACCTGATAGGTGTTACTTAGGATTGCAATAATGAAGTTCCGAGTGGTGCTCACGCAAAACACGGGAACATATAAAAATACACACATCACAGAGATGAAGGGGCGTTAGCAATAACGCTCCTCATTTCAACGAACTATTTAACATAGTGATGAACACAACAATCGTGAATCAAAATAACGGCTTAAAAAGTCAAAGCTTACCATCAAACACTAAATGGTTTGGTGCATCAAGCTTATTAAAATATAACGCTGCAGAAATTAAAGCACAGTTTGAGAAATTAGACAAGCAACTTTTTGTAGTACGCAATGCAGAAGGTACAATTGGTGTTGCTGATGGAATGGGAACATCATCTCCAGCAGATTTAACATCAGGCGAAGCCTTAGCAAATATTCCAGCCTACGCTCCAGAAGCAATGGGTGATCCTTCTTTTAGAGCAGCTTATGGTTTGAAATATAACTATATGGGTGGTGCAATGGCCAATGGTATTTCTTCGGAAGACTTGGTAATTGCTTTAGGTAAAGCAGGTATGTTATGTTCATTTGGCGCAGGTGGATTAATTCCTGCAAGAATTGAGCAGGCGATCGATAAGATTCAAGCGGCATTACCAAACGGACCTTATGCATTCAACTTAATTCACTCACCTAACGAGGTAGCTTTAGAGCGTGAAGCTTGTGAGTTGTTCTTAAAGCGTGGTGTGAAAGTGATTGAAGCATCAGCATTTATGGATTTAACACCTTTCGTTGTGAAGTTCAGAGCGGCAGGGTTACGCAAAAATGCGGATGGATCTATCCATATGGAAAACAAGATCATCGCTAAAGTATCTCGTTTAGAAGTAGCAGAGAAATTCATGCGTCCAGCACCAAAGTCAATTTTGGATAAATTGGTAGCAGAAGGTCAGATTACAGCAGAACAAGCAACATTAGCATTGTCTGTTCCTATGTCTGATGATATTACAGTAGAAGCTGATTCAGGTGGACATACAGACAATAGACCGTTGGTATCATTATTACCATCAGTGCTATTGTTAAGAAACAGAATCCAAGAAGAATTGAACTACCCAGAGCAAGTACGTGTAGGTGCTGCAGGTGGTATCTCAACGCCTCAATCTGTATTAGCGGCTTTCGCTATGGGTGCGGCGTTTGTAGTAACAGGTTCAATTAACCAAGCATGTTTAGAGTCGGGTGCATCAGATCACTCTCGTAAGGTGTTAGCACAAGCGGGAATGACAGACATTATGATGGCACCAGCATCTGATATGTTCGAACTAGGCGTGAAGTTACAAGTACTTAAAAAAGGAACGTTGTTCGCTTTAAGAGCACAAAAGTTATATGATATCTACATCAAATATGATAGCATAGATGAACTTCCTGCAAAGGACCGTATGACGTTAGAGAAAACAATTTTCCAAGATACGTTAGAGAACATCTGGAAAATGTGTATTGAGTTTTTCCAAGAGCGTGATCCAGAGCAAATCACAAGATCAGAAAACAATCCAAAGCGTAAGATGGCATTAATCTTCCGTTGGTACTTAGGTCTTTCTTCATCATGGGCAAACCGTGGTGTGAAAGGTAGAGAGTTGGATTACCAAATCTGGTGTGGTCCTGCAATGGGAGCATTCAATGAGTGGGTAAAAGGTACTCCTCTTGAAAACTGGGAAAACCGTAAAGCAGTAGACGTTGCTCACG
This region includes:
- a CDS encoding beta-ketoacyl synthase N-terminal-like domain-containing protein; protein product: MSKKDKIAVIGMGGLFPGSDSLDTFWNNLLDNKDLVTLSDDETFGQSPERLYHTEKGKLDKCYALRGGYVRDFQFDPSGYKLDANLLTKQDDQFKWSLYVAQQALKDSGYWQNTQGKNCGVIVGNLSFPTRRSRQVLAPIYADMASTVITELTGENIQIPFANTTYEANIHETLLTNSPSALIAQATGLTSTNYSLDAACASSLYAIKLAIDELQLGKADMMLAGAVSGADPLFIQMGFSYFHAYARMNEKSAPLDNTSGGLISSEGAGMVVLKRLSDAQRDGDKILAVVDGVGLSNDGKGKFLLSPNPKGQKLAFERAYEGTNLTPAEIDYLECHATGTPLGDTTEIDSISNFFAQDTVRPPFLGSVKSNMGHLLTAAGMTGMLKVIIAMQKKFIPATIKIEGAVHSTDQKVGKEQIMLENSAWPQKGERPHAGINAFGFGGTNAHMILSAYNAEEKVEKEKISSPKQPMSIVGMDLHFGGCATVEDFYLALYQGEQFFKGLPANRWKGMEELETLKKGLGLEDIKGIQGAWLEEFDLDILRFKIQPKEAERLTLQQTLMLTVADRALHDAGLTGAQGKGANIAVLTAMESELEIHHRMGRWDLIWQVEEALKMAGLEMDVEKKASLSDVLKNTVFEAFEDHSPSEHTGFIGNIISSRVSALWDFTGPSFTISSNENAVYKALDVARNMLALGEVDAVVLGAIDLAGSMEGVLSRHVKNPVNTGDVSLGWNTETNGWNVGEGAGAIVIKRAEDAKEDRVYAQIDDIAIVQSEISSIRGEITAAAVKKGATEILSNNNLDASDIGLLEVSASGIAVEDQAEIEGLTSVYKSENGKLTTALGSSKSTVGHTFSASGIASIIRSALALYHRFIPATPQWTGPKSEDKFTGTSFFVPNVSMPWVVEEGKEDLRAAISGLASDGSSAHVLMSEASHPTVEERSPYLAKGGERLFPVSITSPGAINHQLLAVLTDVETVGFNETSDKLCETFDQAADIKVIFVAKSEDVLLRDVEFFQKHMKEAYKNNVVLQMPSGSYYNPSPLGKNGKVALMYPGSGSAYQGFGASLLQMFPSLYDNIKESVNHPNRAFFTEYLYPRTLKTPSAEEVKLQEQNLGTNALPVMAIGCAFSAAYTHLLQDILKMKPDAMAGYSMGETSGMWYGQQFWDAHLVDEKFLESNIFSEVVGGDMTILSKEWGLDVATAKARWRSRLITTNAKKLGYKTLEEWYREEVEGEYERVYLTFINTDSEIILSGDNDILEEIMQKHGLASVTLTINNVVHHEFIRRVSDEFITMHHLPLQKEVPLTVYSGVTMAPMKIDVDTIAENAKEVCCQEVNLPKLIRKMKEDGHDIFLEVGANSTCSRWIGEILKEEKHTTIATDRKGSDSLKSFTAMIAQLLGEGVALDLSAYITKTSERGIKRKKIYKRLHTGGARFEEFALTEQNKATFQNATNRIGERTPAFAGEEAYDMFAAVEKEQTINKMDKNSTLDTIEKKVSQKIAENGLALYDFDAPDYRASKKDAIWNEQDLLTFATGKIADVFGPEYSIIDTYPCRVMLPMPPYLLVSRVTKLDAKTNEYKPSSLTTEYDIPYNSWFATDGQIPWAVAVESGQCDLLLISYLGIDFQNKGEYKYRLLDCTLTFLDDLPFEGQTLRYDISIDSYVRNGNNLLFFFRYDCYVEDRMVLKMRGGCAGFFNEADLSVGQGVVFKPSEIEERNNRKQQFFEPLLHCNQTTFNQDELLRLTQGDLEGVFGADYNNLGRNGSLRLPPKDILMLDRITELDLKGGSSGIGFIEAEKDLKADDWYFPCHFRDDEVLAGSLQAEGGGQLLRFLMLYMGMQRLTKDARFQPVLDIPQKVRCRKEVNAKEGKLIYRMDVKEVGLVPEPYVVADLEIIYDDLSSVYFENLGLRLQEKDNPQYKKDLANTNHGVYVKPVNKEVLLDEGDITQFALGPVSKCFGDEYKVFDGRSLSRQPNTDLQVISRVLSISNERHDFSNKPTIISEYDVPVDAWYFKQNASPVMPYSVLMEVALQPCGFLGAYLGSTLSVPDKDLFFRNLDGDGEMLVDVDLQGKTITNKVVMTSHTNLAGTVLQRYTFELSVDGTVFYVGQSSFGFFTVADLSSQAGLDSGEKMPTWKDSNEYDKKNSISFNLDSLFGKMKLYKSTNPASPRLHLAEDQLNLLDSATIIKEGGKYGKGYIHATRAINNYDWFFTCHFYQDPVMPGSLGVEAIHQAVQVYALQQGLGNGLANVGFNHLAPNKTVWKYRGQILQGDPTMNLECHIKEVKNENGKVVILVDANLWKGDLRIYELTDLSLVIG
- a CDS encoding PfaD family polyunsaturated fatty acid/polyketide biosynthesis protein, whose product is MNTTIVNQNNGLKSQSLPSNTKWFGASSLLKYNAAEIKAQFEKLDKQLFVVRNAEGTIGVADGMGTSSPADLTSGEALANIPAYAPEAMGDPSFRAAYGLKYNYMGGAMANGISSEDLVIALGKAGMLCSFGAGGLIPARIEQAIDKIQAALPNGPYAFNLIHSPNEVALEREACELFLKRGVKVIEASAFMDLTPFVVKFRAAGLRKNADGSIHMENKIIAKVSRLEVAEKFMRPAPKSILDKLVAEGQITAEQATLALSVPMSDDITVEADSGGHTDNRPLVSLLPSVLLLRNRIQEELNYPEQVRVGAAGGISTPQSVLAAFAMGAAFVVTGSINQACLESGASDHSRKVLAQAGMTDIMMAPASDMFELGVKLQVLKKGTLFALRAQKLYDIYIKYDSIDELPAKDRMTLEKTIFQDTLENIWKMCIEFFQERDPEQITRSENNPKRKMALIFRWYLGLSSSWANRGVKGRELDYQIWCGPAMGAFNEWVKGTPLENWENRKAVDVAHALFNGAAYLYRLQYLEMQGVQIDGTYKAANVRF